From Nicotiana tabacum cultivar K326 chromosome 22, ASM71507v2, whole genome shotgun sequence, one genomic window encodes:
- the LOC142176162 gene encoding uncharacterized protein LOC142176162 — translation MAIEKNSSPRGSDTTNLNIRLPEGFTASVVINQHHPLFLQPCDTPSSSLISIKLTGHENYALWNRSMRVSLLSKSKLGFVDGRYTKDKFPSSLHELWEKCNVIILSWIMNPVSNEFLSGMVYTSSAQKVWADLRESFDKGISSVLVYFSKLKELWAEFDALMPCPSCGREDSKRYAEHFGNHRLLQFLMGLNETYSQSSNQIMMMSPTPTINKAYAMIIAKESRISMANFAQTSAVNEGIAMFSGKRTPQASTRYKPKKNNLFCDYCNYEGHTTNICYKLHGYPADFKPKKKTGPNNACQYTRAHISIGSTNGGFEATANCAGHSQQSSLTSTS, via the exons ATGGCGATAGAGAAAAACAGCTCACCTAGGGGTTCAGACACAACTAATTTGAACATTAGACTTCCAGAGGGATTCACAGCTTCTGTAGTCATCAATCAACATCACCCATTGTTCCTTCAACCATGTGATACTCCAAGTAGCTCTCTTATCTCAATTAAGCTAACTGGACATGAGAATTATGCCCTATGGAATAGATCTATGAGAGTCAGTCTACTGAGCAAGAGCAAGTTAGGGTTTGTTGATGGTAGATACACTAAGGATAAATTTCCCTCTTCTTTACATGAATTGTGGGAAAAATGTAATGTCATAATCTTGTCATGGATCATGAACCCAGTTAGTAATGAGTTTCTAAGTGGCATGGTGTATACATCTAGTGCACAGAAGGTGTGGGCTGATCTTAGAGAAAGTTTTGACAAA GGCATTTCATCAGTGTTagtgtatttttcaaagttaaaggAGCTTTGGGCAGAGTTTGATGCACTCATGCCTTGTCCTAGCTGTGGCCGTGAGGACTCAAAGAGATATGCAGAACATTTTGGCAATCACAGGCTATTGCAATTTTTGATGGGCTTGAATGAGACTTATTCACAATCTAGCAACCAGATTATGATGATGAGTCCTACTCCAACTATAAACAAAGCCTATGCTATGATAATAGCAAAAGAGAGTAGAATATCCATGGCCAACTTTGCTCAAACTTCTGCAGTAAATGAAGGAATAGCTATGTTTAGTGGAAAAAGAACTCCTCAAGCTTCCACTAGGTATAAGCCTAAGAAGAATAATCTGTTTTGTGACTATTGCAATTACGAGGGTCACACAACAAATATTTGCTACAAGCTTCATGGCTATCCTGCAGACTTCAAGCCAAAAAAGAAGACTGGACCTAACAATGCTTGTCAATACACAAGGGCTCATATTAGTATTGGTTCTACTAATGGAGGCTTTGAGGCTACAGCTAATTGTGCAGGACATTCTCAGCAGAGTAGCCTTACTTCAACTAGTTAG